A genomic segment from Aspergillus puulaauensis MK2 DNA, chromosome 1, nearly complete sequence encodes:
- a CDS encoding cytochrome P450 (COG:Q;~EggNog:ENOG410PKH2;~InterPro:IPR036396,IPR001128,IPR017972,IPR002401;~PFAM:PF00067;~SMCOG1034:cytochrome P450;~TransMembrane:1 (o6-24i);~antiSMASH:Cluster_1.2;~go_function: GO:0005506 - iron ion binding [Evidence IEA];~go_function: GO:0016705 - oxidoreductase activity, acting on paired donors, with incorporation or reduction of molecular oxygen [Evidence IEA];~go_function: GO:0020037 - heme binding [Evidence IEA];~go_process: GO:0055114 - oxidation-reduction process [Evidence IEA]) yields the protein MTNQTPYLAIPALVAAFYLTRTIYRLYFHPLSKFPGPKLTAATGLVEIYYDVIRGGKFLWEIEKMHEKYGPIVRITPHEIHIKDSSYYDSIYTNSKKLSKDPNFVGLFGSPQSMIATIDHAHHRFRRGILASFFSKRSITTLTPVIKGKILRLMERLHGFHQTDKNSSKNNSQNNKAVDLSAAFAALTADIITYYSYGESFGFLDSESFRSEVRAAIMETEELDHITRLFPFVLAVMRRAPSWVFEFVKPATAVVAMIQRTVAERSARAIHSQTRSRSAESKAENGKAGGISYGMFDALTDPGLPDQERTLSRIHDEGMILLSGGMEPAANALTVAAFHIINNKEIMAKMRAELGAGVMDRGGTLAQLERLPYLTGVVNEALRLSHGLVIRSPRVSPTEALMYKGYSIPAGTPVAMSSYFVHMDPTLFPDPTVFNPDRWIEATKRGYNLTRFITAFSKGTRQCVGINLSYAELYLTLAYFATFFDYELHETTEENVTVARDRGVPFPEKGHLMVKAKVIKVLRDPYAV from the exons ATGACCAATCAGACTCCATACCTGGCCATCCCGGCTCTCGTTGCAGCCTTCTACCTGACCAGGACAATCTATCGTCTCTACTTCCACCCGCTCAGCAAATTCCCCGGCCCCAAACTGACCGCAGCAACCGGTCTTGTCGAGATCTACTACGATGTCATCCGCGGCGGAAAGTTCCTCTGggagatcgagaagatgcATGAGAAATACG GCCCCATCGTCCGCATCACCCCCCACGAAATCCACATCAAAGACTCCTCCTACTACGACTCCATCTACACAAACAGCAAAAAGCTCAGCAAAGACCCCAACTTCGTCGGCCTGTTCGGTTCTCCCCAGTCCATGATCGCCACCATCGACCACGCCCACCACCGCTTCAGACGCGGAATCCTCgccagcttcttctccaaacGCTCCATCACAACCCTCACCCCGGTGATAAAGGGCAAGATCCTGCGACTCATGGAACGCCTGCACGGGTTCCACCAGACCGacaagaacagcagcaagaacaacAGCCAGAATAACAAAGCAGTCGACCTAAGCGCGGCATTCGCAGCCCTCACGGCCGATATCATCACGTACTACTCGTACGGCGAGAGCTTCGGCTTCCTCGACTCGGAGAGTTTCCGGAGCGAAGTGCGTGCGGCGATCATGGAGAccgaggagctggaccaCATCACGCGTCTGTTTCCGTTTGTGCTGGCGGTTATGCGGCGAGCCCCCAGTTGGGTGTTTGAGTTTGTGAAGCCCGCTACGGCCGTGGTTGCGATGATACAGAGGACTGTTGCGGAGAGGTCGGCGAGGGCGATTCACAGTCAGACCCGGAGTCGGAGTGCTGAATCTAAAGcggagaatgggaaggcGGGTGGAATTTCCTACGGCATGTTCGATGCACTTACGGATCCTGGACTGCCGGATCAGGAGAGGACGCTGTCGCGGATCCATGATGAGGGTATGATTCTGCTTAGTGGGGGGATGGAACCGGCGGCGAATGCTCTGACGGTTGCTGCGTTCCATATCATCAATAATAAGGAGATCATGGCGAAGATGCGCGCGGAGCTTGGGGCCGGGGTTATGGATCGTGGTGGTACTCTGGCTCAGCTTGAACGGCTGCCATACCTG ACCGGAGTTGTCAACGAAGCACTGCGCCTTTCTCACGGGCTTGTTATACGGTCTCCCCGGGTCTCACCTACAGAGGCATTAATGTACAAGGGCTACAGTATTCCCGCTGGA ACACCCGTGGCCATGTCCAGCTACTTCGTCCACATGGATCCGACGCTCTTCCCTGACCCGACAGTCTTCAACCCAGATCGCTGGATCGAAGCCACCAAACGAGGCTACAATCTCACGCGATTCATCACCGCCTTTAGCAAGGGGACTAGACAATGCGTGGGCATAAA CCTCAGCTACGCAGAGTTGTACTTGACCCTCGCGTACTTTGCAACCTTCTTCGACTACGAGTTGCATGAGACGACAGAGGAGAATGTCACTGTTGCGCGAGACCGCGGGGTCCCGTTTCCGGAGAAGGGGCATTTGATGGTGAAGGCGAAGGTTATCAAGGTCCTTCGTGATCCGTATGCTGTGTAA
- a CDS encoding class I SAM-dependent methyltransferase (COG:H;~EggNog:ENOG410PRGW;~InterPro:IPR029063;~PFAM:PF08242,PF13489,PF08241;~SMCOG1089:methyltransferase;~antiSMASH:Cluster_1.2): protein MSNLTETNRRHFDKVASNHQTDFGELIAAVTAELKRRRGWISGTLAGDPNTDTDTVGLRDEVRLLDYACGSGTVSKALAPHATHTIGLDLSANMVAEYNKAAREIFGAHGPGLQPGRMEGFQHDLLAGSNSDSGSDSGTADAENNPLPSGTLAPFDVIVVGMALHHVTEPGRLLKRFSELLKPGGVCVVLDMVPGSAEVGDDHDLKELGHEGSVLDTIGKHGFTEAEMRDLYEGVGMWRGFEYAVFEERFGFTLFGQQGSALGFIARGEKL from the exons ATGTCCAACCTAACAGAAACAAACCGCAGACACTTCGA CAAAGTCGCCTCCAACCACCAAACCGACTTTGGCGAACTTATCGCCGCAGTCACTGCCGAGCTCAAACGCCGCCGCGGCTGGATCAGTGGCACGTTAGCCGGCGACCCAaacactgacactgacactgtTGGCTTACGAGATGAGGTCCGCCTGCTGGATTATGCGTGCGGTTCTGGGACAGTGTCCAAG GCTCTAGCCCCGCACGCAACACACACCATCGGGCTCGATCTCTCAGCCAACATGGTGGCCGAGTACAATAAAGCGGCGCGGGAAATATTCGGAGCGCACGGACCTGGACTCCAACCTGGACGAATGGAAGGATTCCAGCACGATTTACTCGCGGGTTCGAATTCTGATTCCGGTTCCGACTCTGGCACTGCGGATGCGGAGAACAATCCGCTTCCCAGCGGAACACTTGCGCCCTTTGATGTCATTGTTGTCGGGATGGCGCTGCACCATGTTACCGAGCCTGGGAGGCTATTGAAGCGGTTTAGTGAGTTGCTGAAGCCTGGTGGGGTGTGTGTCGTGCTTGATATGGTGCCGGGGAGTGCTGAAGTTGGCGATGACCATGACTTGAAAGAATTAGGGCATGAGGGAAGCGTGTTGGACACGATTGGGAAGCATGGATTCACCGAGGCGGAAATGCGGGACTTGTATGAGGGGGTCGGGATGTGGAGGGGCTTCGAGTATGCTGTTTTCGAGGAGCGGTTCGGCTTTACCCTCTTTGGACAGCAGGGTAGCGCCTTGGGGTTTATTGCGAGAGGGGAGAAGCTGTGA
- a CDS encoding uncharacterized protein (CAZy:GH2;~COG:G;~EggNog:ENOG410PKJX;~InterPro:IPR006103,IPR006102,IPR006101,IPR006104, IPR036156,IPR008979,IPR017853,IPR013783,IPR023230, IPR023232;~PFAM:PF00703,PF02836,PF02837;~SECRETED:SignalP(1-18);~antiSMASH:Cluster_1.2;~go_function: GO:0004553 - hydrolase activity, hydrolyzing O-glycosyl compounds [Evidence IEA];~go_process: GO:0005975 - carbohydrate metabolic process [Evidence IEA]) encodes MKLLAGLSLLSLIPSSLSLPSAQHYARSQAQDPLLIQLKPQQTTTRELVSLDGIWKFALGEDNSTATPWTAPLPKGLECPVPASYNDIFTDKSIHDHVGWVYYQRDVIVPRGWSDQRYLIRLESATHHGRVYINDKLVTEHQGGYTPFEADITTLVPAGEKFRLTIGVNNELTHETIPPGSVEVSEWTGKRVQKYQHDFYNYAGLARSVWLYSVPKQYIQDVVVVPDVNGDTGVLNYTVKTSNSNSTSTNTNGKIQITITDEDGKKVASASGTQGIASIPSVKLWQPGAAYLYQFTVSLTSSSNKVLDTYTVPVGVRTVKVSNKQFLINDKPFYFTGFGKHEDSAIRGKGHDQAYLVHDFQLLNWIGANSFRTSHYPYAEEVMEFADRHGIVIIDETAAVGLNLQLMAGEEGGTAVTFSPEGINNNTQKAHAQAIRELIARDKNHPSVVMWSLMNEPASFEDGARDYFEPLTKLARSLDPAGRPITFANVGDATYEKDKISDLFDVLCLNRYFGWYYNTGDLEEAEAALQEEVDGWTEKYPEKPIIFSEYGADTLAGLHSVFGLMWSEEFQVALLDMFHRVFDRVEAVVGEHVWNFADFQTNVGINRVDGNKKGVFTRERQPKAAAHSLKARWSNMTAA; translated from the coding sequence ATGAAGCTCCTCGCAGGGTTGTCGTTGCTATCACtgattccttcttctctaTCTCTTCCCTCTGCCCAGCACTATGCCCGCAGCCAGGCCCAGGATCCTCTCCTGATCCAACTGAAGCCGCAGCAGACAACCACCAGAGAGCTCGTCTCCCTCGACGGCATCTGGAAGTTTGCCCTAGGCGAGGACAACTCAACTGCAACTCCCTGGACAGCCCCCCTGCCAAAGGGACTGGAGTGCCCCGTCCCAGCTTCATACAACGACATCTTCACGGACAAGTCCATCCACGACCACGTCGGCTGGGTCTACTACCAGCGCGATGTAATCGTCCCCCGGGGCTGGTCTGACCAGCGATACCTGATCCGCCTTGAATCCGCAACGCACCACGGCCGCGTGTATATCAACGACAAGCTCGTCACCGAGCACCAGGGCGGATACACCCCGTTCGAAGCAGACATCACGACGCTCGTCCCTGCAGGCGAGAAATTCCGCTTGACCATCGGCGTCAACAACGAACTAACCCACGAAACAATCCCACCAGGCAGCGTCGAAGTCTCAGAATGGACCGGCAAGCGCGTGCAGAAGTACCAGCACGACTTCTATAACTACGCTGGTCTCGCGCGGTCCGTCTGGCTCTACTCCGTGCCCAAGCAGTATATCCAGGACGTTGTCGTCGTCCCAGACGTCAACGGCGACACCGGTGTGCTCAACTACACCGTCAAGAcctccaacagcaacagcaccagcaccaacaccaacggGAAAATCCAAatcaccatcaccgacgaagacggcAAAAAAGTCGCCTCAGCCTCCGGCACCCAAGGCATCGCCTCAATCCCGTCTGTAAAACTCTGGCAACCCGGCGCAGCCTACCTCTACCAATTCACCGTAAGCCTCACCTCCAGCTCAAACAAGGTACTCGACACATACACCGTCCCCGTCGGCGTCCGCACAGTCAAAGTATCCAACAAGCAATtcctcatcaacgacaaACCGTTCTACTTCACCGGCTTCGGCAAGCACGAAGACAGCGCAATCCGCGGCAAGGGCCACGACCAGGCCTATCTAGTGCACGActtccaactcctcaacTGGATCGGCGCGAACTCGTTCCGGACAAGCCACTACCCATACGCAGAGGAGGTGATGGAATTCGCCGACCGACAcggcatcgtcatcatcgacgaGACCGCAGCCGTGGGTCTGAACCTGCAACTCATGGCGGGCGAAGAGGGCGGAACCGCGGTGACCTTCAGCCCGGAGGGAATCAATAATAACACGCAAAAGGCACACGCCCAGGCAATCCGCGAGCTCATCGCGCGCGACAAGAATCACCCCAGCGTTGTGATGTGGAGTCTGATGAACGAGCCGGCGAGCTTCGAAGACGGGGCCCGCGACTACTTCGAGCCGTTGACGAAACTCGCACGTAGTCTGGATCCCGCTGGTCGCCCGATTACATTTGCGAATGTCGGTGATGCTACGTATGAGAAGGATAAGATCTCAGATCTGTTCGATGTGCTGTGTCTGAATCGCTATTTCGGGTGGTACTACAACACCGGGGACCTcgaggaagccgaagccgcaCTCCAAGAAGAAGTCGACGGATGGACGGAGAAATACCCCGAAAAGCCGATTATATTTTCAGAGTACGGCGCCGATACGCTCGCCGGGCTGCATTCGGTGTTTGGATTGATGTGGAGCGAGGAGTTCCAGGTCGCGCTTCTGGATATGTTCCACCGGGTGTTTGACCGCGTCGAGGCGGTTGTGGGTGAGCATGTGTGGAATTTCGCGGATTTCCAGACCAATGTCGGTATTAATCGCGTGGATGGGAATAAGAAGGGCGTGTTTACGAGAGAGAGACAGCCCAAGGCTGCGGCGCATTCGCTGAAGGCGAGGTGGTCGAATATGACTGCTGCTTAG
- a CDS encoding uncharacterized protein (COG:S;~EggNog:ENOG410PKSY;~TransMembrane:6 (i49-72o156-173i346-370o442-462i560-584o604-626i);~antiSMASH:Cluster_1.2), with the protein MNVNAFKEDHETPLITTNSYRSQSPIADKEDRPRRGCLQRWRYGWKITLSLASASCVVVLAFNLGFLSWAVARHRVHGDQGVLYEGECDHVRHLSTGIHLLINILGTILLGASNYCMQCLCAPTRRDIDKAHAKGNWLDVGVPSFRNLFYVSRLRSFMWIVLVLSSFPLHLVYNSTIFSTTAAYSYMIFAGPDPTRQSGQPNITANGFSDEVQANLRQLYNNARNGSSEYEHMDSSECINAYATTYQTKYGDVLLIPPTDNGTNQYAVVDSQSVFDPPSYIPGPSLKDDPFQWLCPAGPNKSCSSYVPSLQSQADEGNWVVHVNSGDYRANSCLVRKVPELCKLQYSLALTITVIVANVIKGAIMLYMAITSAEPPMLTTGDAVSSFLHQPDNVTQRRCLITQKQFRIYHHYPLHGKNIFDKPLAYSAKPKRWYTVVSLPRWMMISLMWAISAFAFSSLLIIGVRSDGGAAWAAEFGAINAQALIRDGDWPTSIVANTIIANIPQLMFSALYFAFNSVLTSMASAAEWSRFCLARRGLRVSWNPQGSQRSSYFLSLPYRYAVPLMSCSALLHWLISQSLFLVGIDAYRVGFGRTPERDVMTCGYTPRAIISGIAIGIFMFICLVVVGCKKLASGMPVAGSCTFAISAACHPTYNPNNEESKPADPLEGIEFMPLKWGAVPVDGPMGHCAFSEKTVEMPQDRNLYQ; encoded by the exons ATGAATGTGAATGCGTTCAAGGAGGACCATGAAACCCCGTTGATTACCACAAACTCGTACCGGTCGCAGAGCCCCATTGCCGACAAGGAAGACCGGCCGAGGCGAGGTTGCCTGCAAAGATGGCGCTATGGGTGGAAGATCACCCTTTCCCTGGCATCAGCGTCCTGTGTCGTCGTTCTCGCCTTCAATCTGGGCTTCCTATCATGGGCTGTTGCTCGTCATCGCGTCCACGGTGACCAGGGAGTTCTTTACGAGGGGGAATGCGACCATGTACGGCATCTAAGCACGGGGATTCATTTACTCATTAACATCCTGGGGACGATTCTCCTGGGGGCTAGTAATTATTGCATG CAATGCCTGTGCGCGCCCACGAGGAGGGACATCGACAAGGCGCATGCAAAGGGCAACTGGCTGGACGTGGGTGTCCCCAGTTTTCGAAACCTGTTCTACGTGTCTAGATTGCGGTCATTTATGTGGATAGTCCTGGTTCTCTCATCGTTCCCTCTGCATCTTGT CTACAACTCCACCATCTTCTCTACCACAGCCGCATATTCGTATATGATATTCGCCGGTCCCGACCCTACTAGGCAAAGCGGCCAGCCGAATATTACGGCTAATGGCTTTTCTGATGAGGTACAGGCTAACCTTAGACAATTATACAACAATGCACGGAATGGGTCCAGTGAATATGAACATATGGACAGCTCCGAATGCATCAACGCCTACGCAACAACTTATCAAACAAAATATGGCGACGTGCTCCTCATTCCTCCAACTGACAACGGCACCAATCAATATGCCGTAGTCGATAGCCAGAGTGTATTCGATCCCCCCTCGTATATCCCTGGTCCATCCCTCAAGGACGATCCATTCCAGTGGCTATGCCCCGCAGGTCCGAACAAGTCTTGCAGCTCCTATGTACCGAGTCTCCAGTCACAGGCTGACGAGGGCAACTGGGTTGTCCATGTGAATTCTGGTGACTACCGCGCGAATTCCTGCCTCGTCCGGAAAGTCCCTGAGCTCTGCAAGTTGCAGTACTCTTTAGCCCTCACAATAACTGTGATTGTTGCGAATGTTATAAAGGGTGCCATTATGCTCTATATGGCCATCACGTCTGCAGAGCCGCCCATGCTGACCACGGGCGATGctgtttcttcctttctACACCAGCCGGACAACGTCACCCAGCGCAGATGCTTGATTACCCAGAAGCAGTTCCGAATCTACCATCACTATCCTTTACACGGGAAGAATATTTTCGATAAGCCCCTTGCGTACAGTGCAAAGCCAAAGCGATGGTACACTGTAGTGTCGTTGCCTAGATGGATGATGATTTCTTTAAT GTGGGCCATTTCTGCCTTTGCATTCAGCAGTCTGCTTATAATTGGGGTGCGAAGCGATGGAGGTGCAGCTTGGGCTGCGGAGTTTGGAGCCATCAACGCCCAAGCCCTAATCAGAGACGGGGACTGGCCCACGTCTATCGTCGCCAACACGATCATAGCGAACATTCCGCAACTCATGTTCTCAGCCCTCTACTTCGCCTTTAACAGTGTTCTGACCTCCATGGCCTCTGCAGCAGAATGGAGCAGGTTCTGCCTCGCACGCAGGGGACTCCGCGTATCCTGGAATCCACAGGGTAGCCAGCGAAGCAGCTACTTCCTCTCTCTACCATATCGCTACGCTGTTCCCCTAATGAGCTGCTCTGCTCTCCTGCACTGGCTCATCTCGCAGAGCCTCTTCCTGGTGGGGATCGACGCTTATAGAGTAGGGTTTGGCCGCACGCCAGAGCGCGATGTCATGACTTGTGGATATACCCCTCGTGCAATTATATCCGGCATCGCCATCGGTATCTTCATGTTTATCTGCCTTGTTGTTGTGGGTTGCAAGAAGCTTGCGTCTGGCATGCCCGTTGCGGGGAGCTGTACTTTTGCAATTAGTGCCGCGTGCCATCCGACCTATAATCCTAATAACGAGGAGAGCAAACCCGCGGATCCGCTGGAGGGAATCGAATTCATGCCTCTGAAATGGGGCGCTGTCCCGGTTGATGGGCCAATGGGTCATTGTGCATTCTCTGAGAAGACGGTCGAGATGCCTCAAGACAGGAATCTGTATCAATAG
- a CDS encoding aminoglycoside phosphotransferase family protein (COG:S;~EggNog:ENOG410PUHG;~InterPro:IPR011009,IPR002575;~PFAM:PF01636) translates to MLLSMRTWTKLRRNSQPVAHMSIFCRGKPISRENLFAYTNGHFLVDEEHQLERRYREFNVDALCDVARAAGGSSSRISTIEKLEGGFSKAFLMTKEDGSQVMAKIPCYIAGPVFRTTASEVGTLQYIHKNTGIPVPQVFSWSADASNPVGAEYIIMEKAHGVPLFQQWGKMPEIEKLQLIKRLTQLEAQLSAIAFPAYCGLYLQVDANRLKHQKRDVALDEQSQFFIGPSPERSFAVDEPGLDQGPWDKLSDLGISIARRGLCRISNRGSEKHQVMDHLDSIEEQSRLLETTITVMKILDSHPRLVESAQPTLWHTDLHMGNIFVSPDDSTQITSLIDVQCQSILPLFLQAQWPVFLQPPREYTRGFVQPSLPNDFGSLDEDEKAVAMQEWAQSKVAKAYEVSTFIESRAAHTAMNVPRVFRELFIRAGDVSEAGAVPLRECLIEIFQNWSELGFPGQCSYSFSHEEISNHERQFVQYREWNQVRQLAQECLDTDAEGWIAPQLDFAEKRRHNRELLSMYIERAAGEKSPEEARRIWPFPDEHPKTLGIRSLDQR, encoded by the exons ATGCTGCTGTCCATGAGAACTTGGACGAAACTTCGTCGCAATTCACAGCCAGTCGCGCATATGTCAATATTCTGTCGCG GCAAGCCCATCAGTCGCGAGAATCTCTTCGCGTACACCAATGGCCACTTCTTGGTTGACGAAGAACATCAGCTTGAGCGACGGTACCGCGAATTCAATGTAGACGCACTCTGTGATGTAGCCAGAGCCGCTGGGGGTAGTAGTTCGCGCATCAGCACTATCGAAAAGCTCGAGGGAGGGTTTAGCAAAGCCTTCTTAATGACCAAAGAAGATGGAAGCCAGGTGATGGCGAAGATTCCATGTTATATTGCCGGGCCAGTCTTCCGAACAACAGCCTCTGAAGTAGGGACTTTACAATACA TCCATAAAAACACTGGAATTCCTGTTCCCCAGGTGTTTTCCTGGTCCGCAGACGCCTCAAACCCCGTCGGGGCCGAGTATATTATCATGGAAAAGGCTCACGGGGTTCCGTTATTCCAGCAATGGGGCAAGATGCCCGAAATCGAGAAGCTGCAACTCATAAAACGCTTAACCCAGCTTGAAGCGCAACTGTCCGCCATTGCATTCCCTGCATATTGTGGACTATATTTGCAGGTAGACGCGAATCGCCTCAAGCATCAGAAACGGGATGTGGCCCTGGATGAACAGAGCCAATTTTTCATTGGACCTTCGCCTGAGAGATCTTTCGCCGTAGATGAACCTGGTCTCGATCAAGGACCTT GGGATAAATTGTCCGACCTTGGAATATCAATTGCACGGCGGGGGCTCTGTCGGATTTCCAACCGGGGCTCAGAAAAGCACCAGGTTATGGACCATCTAGACAGCATCGAGGAACAAAGTCGCTTACTAGAAACCACGATCACCGTGATGAAAATTTTGGACTCCCACCCACGCCTCGTCGAATCGGCACAACCAACTCTATGGCACACTGACCTCCATATGGGTAATATTTTCGTCTCACCTGATGACAGCACCCAAATTACATCCCTTATCGATGTCCAATGCCAATCCATACTGCCGCTGTTTCTCCAGGCTCAGTGGCCTGTGTTTCTGCAGCCGCCGCGAGAGTATACCAGAGGCTTTGTACAACCAAGCCTACCGAATGACTTTGGGTCTCtagacgaggacgaaaagGCCGTCGCTATGCAGGAGTGGGCACAGTCCAAGGTAGCAAAAGCATACGAAGTATCAACGTTTATCGAAAGCAGAGCTGCACATACCGCGATGAATGTTCCGCGCGTCTTTCGAGAACTTTTCATCCGCGCCGGGGATGTATCTGAAGCTGGGGCTGTTCCGCTGCGAGAGTGTTTGATAGAGATATTTCAAAATTGGTCGGAATTGGGGTTCCCTGGGCAGTGCTCATATTCTTTCAGCCATGAAGAGATCAGTAACCATGAACGCCAATTTGTGCAGTATCGAGAATGGAACCAAGTTCGACAGCTGGCGCAAGAATGCTTGGACACAGATGCAGAAGGATGGATTGCGCCGCAGCTTGACTTTGCTGAAAAGCGTCGACACAATAGGGAATTGCTGTCTATGTATATCGAGCGAGCCGCGGGGGAGAAATCACCAGAGGAGGCAAGACGCATATGGCCATTTCCAGATGAACATCCGAAGACATTGGGGATAAGAAGCCTGGACCAACGCTAA
- a CDS encoding alpha/beta hydrolase (COG:S;~EggNog:ENOG410PW2Q;~InterPro:IPR029058;~MEROPS:MER0213280): MSDPITLICDNRFHRRITLDTPNGPLSVSFADIGCPTGPALLYLPGMFASRYLGVPMHVMAERAGVRMIVVDRPGMGGSTDVPLARRFDVWVDLVPRLLAHLEIQRVSLASHSAGTMYLFNTWLKCRDFVNPVIFLLAPWVDLVHSRVTSLQIAKYLPNKAFDYWHLIPRFFVKQASPVLASSGAVMRRMSMSSGIGTSRAEEDHTFLDENFRRIERDYGVPKKESEELSRLAVQFMFTESTVGANSEALQCLRKGDGGEWGICGDYVICRDTLAALERQRDDNDRATVRTYFSETDALVGGRGQKYFQECWAPGVEGIDFECKVIKGTDHDTVAQSVGVWEEIFSMVH; encoded by the exons ATGTCAGACCCTATTACACTTATCTGTGATAACCGATTTCACCGGCGCATCACCCTCGACACTCCTAATGGCCCGCTATCCGTCTCGTTCGCCGATATAGGCTGTCCAACCGGTCCCGCGCTACTGTATCTGCCAGGCATGTTCGCCTCGCGCTATCTTGGAGTGCCCATGCACGTCATGGCAGAGCGGGCTGGCGTTCGCATGATTGTCGTTGATCGCCCGGGGATGGGCGGCTCAACAGATGTGCCACTTGCACGGCGTTTTGATGTCTGGGTTGACTTGGTCCCGCGGTTGTTGGCGCACCTTGAGATTCAGCGCGTCAGTTTGGCCTCGCATAGTGCGGGTACAATGTACCTGTTCAATACATGGTTGAAGTGTCGGGATTTTGTGAATCCGGTTATTTTCTTGTTAG CCCCCTGGGTTGATCTTGTCCATTCGCGCGTTACTTCACTACAGATTGCCAAGTATCTACCTAATAAAGCATTCGATTACTGGCATCTTATTCCGCGCTTCTTCGTCAAGCAGGCCAGTCCCGTGCTGGCTTCCAGCGGTGCTGTGATGCGCCGAATGTCCATGTCATCAGGAATAGGAACTAGCCGGGCGGAGGAAGATCACACATTCCTAGACGAGAACTTCAGGCGCATTGAGCGGGATTATGGCGTTCCAAAGAAAGAATCAGAAGAGCTGTCCCGCTTGGCTGTCCAGTTTATGTTCACGGAAAGTACAGTTGGTGCGAACAGCGAGGCGCTGCAGTGTCTTCGGAAGGGCGACGGAGGTGAATGGGGCATTTGCGGAGATTATGTTATCTGTAGAGATACTCTTGCAGCACTGGAGCGGCAGAGGGACGATAATGATAGAGCCACCGTCAGGACGTACTTTTCTGAGACGGATGCGCTGGTAGGCGGCCGAGGGCAGAAGTATTTTCAAGAGTGTTGGGCACCGGGTGTTGAAGGCATTGACTTTGAGTGTAAAGTAATTAAAGGGACCGATCATGACACAGTGGCGCAGTCGGTGGGAGTCTGGGAGGAGATATTCTCTATGGTACATTGA
- a CDS encoding uncharacterized protein (TransMembrane:1 (o24-51i)) produces MPGSGPTPNLPTGNIPDESWVNQVWAVIFAFGPIIVCFIMFFIVQAAWAIWQRHRACNDMQMELTLGHCKFTGERTAFSRFLGTKAQDDLLRKLRDLEEGHVYLQATPRGIIAGSGPIPAKDVTSGANGAPSSSPAGSLWLSWIAKAMKMAFKSKTH; encoded by the exons ATGCCTGGAAGTGGGCCTACCCCCAATCTGCCAACTGGCAACATCCCAGACGAATCCTGGGTCAATCAGGTGTGGGCTGtgatcttcgccttcgggcCGATTATCGTCTGCTTTATCATGTTCTTTATAGTCCAGGCTGCATGGGCTATATGGCAAAGACATCGCGCCTG CAATGACATGCAGATGGAACTTACTCTCGGTCACTGCAAATTCACCGGTGAGAGGACGGCATTCAGCAGATTCCTGGGCACCAAGGCCCAAGACGATT TACTCCGAAAGCTCCGAGACCTGGAAGAGGGCCATGTCTATCTTCAAGCAACTCCAAGGGGCATAATTGCCGGCAGTGGCCCAATCCCTGCCAAAGACGTGACCTCCGGTGCCAATGGTGCGCCAagttcttctcctgctggtTCGCTGTGGCTGTCGTGGATAGCCAAGGCTATGAAGATGGCTTTTAAGTCGAAAACACATTGA